The Carassius gibelio isolate Cgi1373 ecotype wild population from Czech Republic chromosome B11, carGib1.2-hapl.c, whole genome shotgun sequence genomic sequence AGATATTGAGCAACACAAAGCAATCAGTcactaattaataaaatataaattttcacatttttacatcAAATCACATATTagtaataacatatttaataagtacaaatgcaacatatttgatgtttttagATTACGATTTCCGTTTCTATTACGTTTAAATTTGCAAATGAGacattcattaaatattcattaatttgtatatatttccaGGTCCGTTTTTCTTCTTTCGTTGtattaataaatgaaagttttttttttatatagtttttaatcactccataaattatatatatatgcactatcAACAGCCCCAAAACAGGCACTATGTTTTAGGAATAAAATAGTGATGAAATAAATCAGATTAATCTTGTATGAACAAACATCTTTGGAAAAATCTTTGGAAAAAATGCAGAATTAGATATATaaacttgcattttttttctgtttagatcTCAGAACTGTGATCTATAAACCCTAAttaccttgttttgttttttattcagtagcagaaacgggcttccatagatTTTCTACAAAAACCTAGAGTCTCAAATATCACTAATGTTGTAGGTTGCAGTGTGGTCATATCGTCCAGGAAGCTTGAGCGTCTGGAGTCAGCAGCTGAAGAGCTGACGCAGAAAATCCCTTCATCCAGTCCTGCTAAAGTGACCCCCATACAGTGCAACATCCGAAATGAAGAAGAGGTGACAGTCTCATAAACCTATATTTTATACCTTTATGCCAGAGAAGCATGTGTAAAATAGTCTTTGTTTTTAGCATGTTCATTTTGGAAGGGTTTCTCCAGCTGGAAAATTAATGTTTATAGGCAATAATAGTATAATGTAGGTATGGATTATAATGTGGTGGGATTATTTAGctcctgattttattttatttttttaccaggtGAAGAACCTGATGTCCTCCACTCTGAAGCTTCATGGGAGGATTGACTTTTTGGTGAATAATGGAGGTGGGCAGTTTTCCAGCCCGGTGAACTCGATGAGTGCAAAAGGCTGGAAAGCTGTGATTGACACTAACCTCAACGGAACGTTCTTATGCTGCAAAGAAGGTTTGGCAGAAATGGCTATGTGAAATGCAAGACATACAGTTTAGCAGTTTATCTGCTGTTTGTTTTGACCCTGATGTGCAAACTGTAGACTTGACGATTCTGCTTAACAAATTCAAAGGCTACTCAGTCAATTTTCCCTCTCAATTGATAGCATACAATGCATGGATGAAAGATCATGGAGGCGCAATTGTGAACATCATAGCAGACATGTGGAAGGGTTTTCCTGGAATGGCGTGAGTTGGacattataacaatataataaaaatattgtttattacagtTTTCATTTGTTAAAACTTTGTTTCTAACAGGCACACAGGAGCGGCCAGAGCGGCAGTGGACAACCTGACCAAGAGCCTGGCCATTGAGTGGGCCGACAGTGGGGTCCGGATCAACTCTGTGGCTCCGGTTAGTGCCAGTTTGGAAACATTTTAAAAGCATGTATTGTATTTGGATAGTGCTCCCTACTCAGGAACATGGGTTGATATCCATGTTTGTCTTACAGTATGTTCCtggataaaatgaaaatgtaaatataagcacATGAAATGTGGAAAAAATAGCCTTAGTATTATGACCTCAAATACGTTTTTgctaaaaatgcatgtttattatcTGCAATGTAATTCTAATTCAACTACAATGTAAAATTCAGAGTAAACTTCCTCTTGGTCTTATACCACATAAACAGTGCAAGTgcgtttgttttgtgtttgttgacTGCAGGGAACTATCATCTCCAAAACTGCAATGGAAAACTACAAAGAATATGGCCCAACACTGTTTAAGATGTCAGTGCCATTCAGTCCTGCTAAAAGAATCGGTGTTCCTGAGGAGGTATCGTATGATCTATTATAAtgatcacattttaaaaatatatatagctatatatcaTATTTATAGCTATATGTAAAGCTGGGTATATTACTTATAAGATGTAGTCTGGTTCCAGATGACAAGACAAAAGTTGTAGTTAGCAacataatacattacatttacatttgagaTAATACGGTCCGACTACTTTTTGATtctttttagattacttttgatctGATCAttcatcacattgatttaaatctGGTGCCATATTGATGAAAATGTATAAACGAAACAGAATTAtacaaaattagtgtttaaatttatgaatttagcagacatttttatccaaagtgacttacagtgcattcaggctaaaattatgtatatatttttttacctaacatgcgTTCCCTGGGAAATGAACCCACACTGCTAACGCAATACTCTACcatttgagccacaggaacacaaataacatgaaatttaaatatttacttgaatTGTGCCAGATATCGCCTGCTGTATGTTTCCTGCTGTCCCCTGCTGCCAGCTACATCACTGGAGCAACCCTGAGAGTCGATGCAGGACAGAGCCTCTACCACTCTGTTTGGGAAATACCAGGTACCTTTTTTCATGCTATTATTGTTTTGAAATTAGGACGGATGTTGACTCTTATTGTTTGAGTATGTCTCTGTTTCACTTCGTCTCTCTAATCAGATCACACAGCCTGGCCTCCAGCCCCAGAGGGAGAAAATACAGACACATTGAGAGAAATCATGGACATGACCAAATCCAAGCTGTGAATCACAACAAAACAAGTCTAGACTGTCCAACATCTGCTCTTCGTCACTGTGTGGGTGGaccacaaatgtttttttgttgttgaattttAACACGTCTTGACTGTGGCCTTTGAGTGATACTCACTGAATTTCATTATCATTGCACAGCTGAACACTAATTGTTCTTTCAGAACTGTGTTTAATCCGTGTAAATACGTTAATAGTATGATATTGTGAATATAAGATTTGTAATTGTAagatttctaaaaacaaaaacatgtatcGGCTCTCACCATGAGGTTACaaacatgttttgtttaaaaaataaaatttcttctGTTGAAACAACTTGTATGCTGTTGTATTAACATATTTGGAAATTAATATATCTAGGAAATGACTCCTTTTCTGCAAGCTGGACTACAAGACcaaacaattttaatttttgataGGGGGACCTAACATGGGAGGGCACAAGCTGCTAGACAAATAGGGAACATTTCACttttttacagttgtaaaattgAGTCTTACGAATATTATTCTTGGTGGCATAGTATATACCTATATATCTATTCACTTTTGTCATAGTGATGATGGTATAGATTATCAGTATATCattatgcatattttaatttGGTATCTTTTGGTATCTTTAATAATGGTATCTTCGTTTAAAAATTGAGGCTCCCAGCAGAGCACTGGTTGCTAGGCAGAGCGCCGGATAACGCGAGCATGCGCACTGAGCGCTACGCGCAAGCCGGTGATTGGCCACACAGTGGCATTAGCGGCGCGAGGAGGGGGATGCGTTGTCCTCGGTGTGGTACTGTCCGAAAAAATAAACCCAGCGCCAAAACGTTACACGTGGTGAACACTCGCAAAGGATAAACTAAATACGCAAGCGACCTCTGCTGCTACATTAGCTTGGGGGTTTAATCGAGGTAAGGACCGTGCATCCTCACATCTGTATTGTTTAAATCAACAGCAGACAGTAAGCGTGGGGTGTGACTTGAGACACTGCCAGGTCTTAAAATGCGATGGAATGCAAAACATATATAACAGTCGGATGTGatattttttctttccttctaGAAGGAAACCTCTTAAAAGTGTGATTGACACCAAGCAGGTGTGTGCAGCTGTAAACAGACATCATATAGGCGTCTCTCAGGGTTCATAGTCATGAGAGAAGGGGCATCTGGAGACCTCACTGGTTTGGAGCTGGAGGGAAGGATTGAGACAGAGGAGACCCCAGTGAACACACTTGAGAGGTCAGCAGAGGAGGAGGGAACCACCACCaggaggaagaagaaaaagaaaaagaaagagatcaTCTACCGCTCTGACCTGGAGGTGGAGGATGCTGGGGAGGGGTCCTCGGCGGATGTGGATGGAGCCTTTAGTCCTCCACTAGACGAAGGTGAAGAATATCTGGATATCTGGGGGTTAACTCACTGTATTGTGATGTTTGTTCAAGTACAATGAAATTcatcttttgtttgtttactgtaatGGGTTAAAACAGATGATGTCACCAGCTCCATACCATGTGTGCTTTCTGTCCAGAA encodes the following:
- the pecr gene encoding peroxisomal trans-2-enoyl-CoA reductase, which produces MAASSVFKAGLFNYKVAIVTGGGTGIGKAITSELLQLGCSVVISSRKLERLESAAEELTQKIPSSSPAKVTPIQCNIRNEEEVKNLMSSTLKLHGRIDFLVNNGGGQFSSPVNSMSAKGWKAVIDTNLNGTFLCCKEAYNAWMKDHGGAIVNIIADMWKGFPGMAHTGAARAAVDNLTKSLAIEWADSGVRINSVAPGTIISKTAMENYKEYGPTLFKMSVPFSPAKRIGVPEEISPAVCFLLSPAASYITGATLRVDAGQSLYHSVWEIPDHTAWPPAPEGENTDTLREIMDMTKSKL